Sequence from the Nymphaea colorata isolate Beijing-Zhang1983 chromosome 9, ASM883128v2, whole genome shotgun sequence genome:
CCTATTGGACCTAAAGATAAACAAGTGCACAAAAAATTGCCTGGATTTCCTGGCTCATCAAACCGACGGCCCTCAGGAAATCTTAAATTTATCTGGAGGCTAGTCTGCATTTTATGTATCAGATGATAATCCCCCACCAATGGTCAATTAAGTGTTTAGCATAGCATAAGAGCAGGTTCAGAGAAGCACAGCTGAATATACTTAACCGTCACGATAGCGCTCAGTTTCTCTATacttcaattcaaatttgagaaaCTGGATGATTATGAAACTTGAGCCAGCCCCAGAATTGGTTTAGTCTAGAATTAAAACATTTGGACCAGTTCAAGCTTGATGCTCATTAATCCATCCTGAGCAAGTTGGTGTTCATTAATTATCtgatttctcttcttattttaaTAGCCTTCAAGGCTTCAActataaaaatgaaatatatacaATTTAAAGATGCACCCTGCGTCATTTAATCACACTTAACATGCTCAAGCTCAAACACCCAAGCATAGGACAATGCTCAATGAGCTTAGGTCAAGCTGCAAACTCGAATTGAAGCTTTAAAGCCCAGCCCAAGCAATAGGATGTTTAAAACTTCCTATGCAATGAAAAATAGTTTATAAGAAATCTAACCTGGAGTAAAAGAACTACTTCTGAAAATATATCACCCATGGGAAGAAGTTGTTTGATCACTTCGGTGCTTATATTAAAAGGGATATTGGAGACAACCTACAAAAAACATTTGCATAATCATCAAAGAGTTAGCAAGCAAAGTGTTCTAGCCAAAGGTGATGCAGGACAACTTGAGGAAGCTTGTCAATCAAGCCAGATCATGGGAAGCTAACAACTGGTGTCTTGAAATGTTAAAATTGTTTatattagagaaaaaaataggcGAGTAACAGAGTACTTATACCATTTTTCACTTCTAGCAGCATCAAGCCTATAAAACAGAATTAGTACCCAGAAAAGAACAGTGAAAACAGTGAGCAAATATGGTGGAACATGCAAAATCTTGAAATGGATGTCAAAAAGAAGGAACCTCCAATATTCAATGTTCAACCACTAAGCTCCAGGCTCCAGCAATATAATTCACATATACAATGCTAGTTCATTCACCTGTATCCATGACTCAATTTAAACAATTGGAGTTGCTGAATAGTTTTGTTGTGGaatatttttccaaagaaaaatacatCAGACTAcagacctatgtcacatggacactAATGAAAGGGCAGCATACTGGTGTCAACAAGGCTGAACACAAGTCAAGGTATGAGACACGGCTTGGACATGAcagacactttttctttttgtatattCTGTATTTTTTTGATAGATAATCTACATTTTATGAATATGAACAATGAGTATATGTATTTACCCAAAATCTTATGGTacctgcacccaagtttttgcGAAAATGCTTCCAACTGGTGTCCACATCTGCACCTGTGTCCACACCTatacccacacccatgtggCATAGCTGCCGATGCTCTATGGTCCAAACTGACAGATGAGGGCTACAAGCCTACAACCAACTGTGAGATAACAACTAGGCGATTATTATACATGActttagctgctgaatttgctAATTTTGTGAAAGTTTGGTGAGGCTGTGGATCAACCGATGaggtttttcaagaaaataatatattgtCTGGAATTTCTCAGTAtgattattaaaaatatattcatCTAAAGGATTTTATAGTTTCACCATATGACTTAAATGTTGCACAATGTATAAGCTTGGTCATCAGACCCAATTTCTATTCAGGATGAGGAAAGGTGCAAATACCAGCTAATTTCGCCACAAAAGTTGGAATGAATTGTATGTTTTCTACCAAGTAGTGAACTGATAGGCAGCAAGGACCTGTTATTTACCACAAGAAggatttttctttcatctggCTATAATCATATGCTTCTCTTCCATAAactccctttttatttttctttaccaATTAGTTAAAAAAGAGCATGCTCTCTCATTGTAAAAGGATAGCCTTCTCTTATGGTTGATTTTCTATCATGGAAAAGCAATGTTTCTTCCTGAAAGACAGTCATTTGGCATTGTATCATTAGCTCTAGAAGGCAGATTCTTTTTTAGTAGTTTTAAAACCTAATTTCTAATAAAAAAGGTGTTTTAGTCCAGATAACAACAGCTAATTTCCTTCAATACACTTAACCACAAAAGGGTGTCAATTTATGGACATGGACTTACAGCCATCTCAGCTCTAACATTGTATGACTTAAATGTGGGCTTCTTTGTCTTTCACCTTGTTGCTGTTGGTCACTGTTCATTTCAGTTCTCTTATACAAAATATGACAGCACTGATGGTCCGCTACTCTTCATCCGTACCAGGAATAGACAGTACAAAATAATGATTACAAATAAAGGATGCACCTGCAAGTTGGaggaataaaagaagaaaaagctacTCAGAAACGGACTCATGGAAGTCTCACTTTTGCATATCCTGAACCTTCCTTTGATGTTTTCTCCAGTAAAGATTCCATGTGAGAACGAATATGACACCTGGTGAAGTCCTCTTGCAAAACCTACAAGCAGGAGTACATGGATAACTTAGAAGGAGAAATGCATCATCCTTTCACTGCTATAGTGGCAAAACTACAATccatgaacaaagaaatagCAAGACAAATCCAAGGAAAGATATTCCCATTCAATAGTGAAAAGATATTCCCAGTCTACTGTGTTAAACTCAGGGAACAGATGTGCCAAACTGAACAGGTTCAACAGGCAACCTGTGAGTTGAGGTGTGTCTTGAAAAAAGGAACTAAATGTCCATTTAAATTACTTTCGAAATTTGGGAGATCAGTAACCTACTACAATAAAGTACTGCAGGTAAAGCactgaaaaaaagaagcaattttGGAAGTTTCATGTAGCGCTCAGCAAGGCAATTGAGTTGAATGGAAATGTCCAAGACCTGAATAATacaagtttaaagtttaaaccataACCTCCTTTAATACTTTCTCATATTCTTAGTACTTCAAACAGAATCACATACTTGCAATTTAAATGTCAAGGCAGAACCCCATCTTCCCAAATATATGTTCATGTTTTCTTCCTTGTAACATAAATTAATTTTGTATCTAAACTTTTGCTTTAATTCTTCCAGAGCTTCCTGATCTGTCTTAACTCTAAACTGTTGGCCTCAAAAGACTATGGCCCCTCTAATATAGGAGACTTTATGATCCAGAAACATGTTTTTCTGAAgactttaaataaaaataaaattaattacaaaaagGGGGAACTGAAACAAACTTTATCAGGAATTAAAAATAGACTTTGATTAAGACTTCATAAGAAGTTAGAAATAAGTCactaaatattaaatatatgaaaacaaaaaatacgtAGATAAATTTTTACCATAACATGGCCCATATCTCCAAATCTTTCTCTAACATGCATGGCCATATGAGGATCCTGCATACCCCAAAAAGAAGGGAACGTCAAATGTTGTACAATAaagtaagaacaaaaaaaaaatggcaattATAAGTACAAGATGAAATGGTCTCAAGTTAAGATGACTAGAAAAAAATTCTGAACTGACTTACAattgcaaaataaaataaaactctTGTGATCCACAAAATTACATAATCTGATGAAACAAAGCAACACATAGCCTTGGAAAATCATGgacaaaaggaagaaatatgCCCCactaaaatgttcaaaattgaCAGTCTTGGGACTCCAAAGCAACCAAGATTATGTCTGTTTTTCACTTATCCTAAGAAGATTTTTGACACCAGATGCATCTTCCAAGGAGCATCAACCAAATAATTTGATGAAAACAAACATTGAACCTCAAGGAAAAATCCCATAAACATAGTGTTGTTAGACACAGACTCCTTAAAATGTATTATCATTTCAAAAGCACTAAGATAGAGGCCAAGCACATACATGCTAAGTCTAAGATCTATTTCTTCCTGTATAGTGGCTCTTACTATAGCCGTAGTAGACtcaaataaaaatcagaaagcATGAATTCATGCTCTTATgtgataaaaaggaaaagttccATGTTTAAAGCAATACCTTTTCGATTGCAATAACTTTTGCACCTACATTTACAAGAATATTTGTTAAAGAACCTGTTCCAGGTCCTATCTCTAATACCACATCCCCACCCTTTACTTCAGCCAGATTTACAAGTTGTTCATTGATGGTGGAATTCAACATGTAATGCTGCATTAACAAAATTTCAGTATCAGACCATACTGATGAAAATGAAACAGGTTCCCATGTATCGATATAATGTGTATAAGTATAGATGTTAATTCAGAAGCAGAACCACGCAAAAAAAGGGCATGTTCAGCTTCATCAAATAGAAGGAGAGCAAGGCATCAGTATCGACAGCATCAAGTTTCTCGACCCATTTGTTGGTGTTACTATAGAGTATACACTTGGGAAAAAAGTATGCTCTATGCACACTGGTACATGAAAAGCTGCTACCTGATTGTATAGCCTATAATGTGTATACCAGGAATATCATAATATATTTTGAATGACGCAAGTTAAACGTTGCCTCTGTTAAGCACGGGATGATCTCTATCACCAGCCAAGGTTAAGGCGCAATAAAGGGATTATGAAAGCTTTTATGTTTAAATACTGAATAATATTGATATGAAGATTGAGTTAGGAACATCAGTAAGCAGACGGATCGAAAAAAGGACACATCTTTCTTCCTTGAAAACAATGAAAGTGCCTAAATTATTTATGCAAGACATTATAAAGCATTTGCGGCTTGTGATGCACCCGCGGGGACGTGAAAACAAGTTTAAAGCCCTCTAACCAGAATTAACACACCAGAGAAAATCATACAGGCCTCGCGAAAGCTACTAAACTAATGTGTATAAACATTATGTTCTAAAAACATCTGAATGCTCGGTAGGCTAATAGTTCATTACATACTCTGTAATTTCACATGCCACGAGTTAGTAAACATTACACGGCGCGTTTGAGCACTGTAAAAagtcttaataaaaaaaaatgtgcgcCCATTATTTCATAGGAAAGACAGAGAACAAGAGGTTCACACTGCGATTCGACCTTTACTGTGCCGACATAAACACATGATAAACGCTGAATatgggggaaaagaaaaaaagaaaggtggatTTCAACAAGAGCTGTTGTAGCTCCTAGAAGTGATATGGCACCGATTGGTTCCCTTTGTCCTCCCAAAGCTTATACAACTAAGGACCTACCTTGCAAACAGTTCCACTATTGTCAGAAAAACTGCAGCACAGGGAAGATGTATAACACATGGAAACACGCCAATGAGCAGAACCCAGGAAAGAGAAACGTGCTAACAGCTCAAAAGAAGTTACAGAAAGATCAAACCATACCTGGCCAAGGGACCTTCTGGGGGTACGGCCTCTGGCCTTAAGAGCTCTGAGAGTAGCGTGATAGTCGTCGTCTCTGTTGCTTCCAACCACGTAAAAGCTTGTCCTGCTTGGTTTATAAGGAAGACCACAAGAACCCCATTTGTGGACTGGCAATTGTACTGTGTGAGCGAGAGAAACCATCTTCGTTTAGCAAACTCCCAACAACGACAAGTTATTCTGCATGTGTAGGAGGCCGGCATGGAAGAATTCAGACTTAAATGGGGACTTGCGAGTTCGGAGGCAAGGCCGAAGAGCGGGTAGGATATCGATAAAGGGGTGATCTGGTAACCACGAATGACCGAAATATCCCTGTGAAATCAGAAACGGCAAGAAAAGAATGCGGCAGATTAATTATAGCGCACTGCCAATCGCGTTCTGAAATTTTTATAGTTCTTAGGGCGCGGCGCATATCAGTAATTCAGTGTCGGCTTCCATCTCAAACTTGTCCACAGACCGGTCGATACGCATCTGATGTATCGAGCCACATAGGCCCGATAAAATTATCGGCCGACTCGCCTTTCTTGTCATTTTGGTCTTCTTCCATAGTTTAGTTAGTCAGACAGGGGTCAGCGAATGTTCAAACATCAATTCTATTTTTGTGGGCAAAACTCCTTTATTTAGATTCCTGTAGGCAATACTCCTTTGGACTACAACTTATAGATACACAACACTCTAATTGAGAGGTGTTCATCTCCCTACCCAAGACTCCATGCAACCCTGCATCCCGAGAATAGGGAGAAAGGAAAGAGTtgcttcaatttgtttttccGAAGGATGTATTTGGTACTTGTGACGGTGGTCAAGGCCTTGAGCATGTTCATATGTTCAGCCGCTCGGCTCCAGGGTTGTTTACTGCGTACAGATTGATATAGATTGCTTATTCGATTGGCCAGTTCAGTTGATATGATTTTGTCGAGGGACCGGACTGAACTTTGATGATAAGGCGCTGGACACCGTTCCCATTCAAATgatagagaaataaaaaagcacCAGCAACTACGGGCTGCTCAGgataaaaacaagagaaaaaatgatcCATTCAGTGAAGAATTGGATGCCACCGCCACCGGAAGATACCTGCAACAATCAGCAAATGTGTCGCACGATTTGCTCAATTAGTAAGCAGTAACCAGCACCCAAGTCGCGCACAGTGCAGCCCGAATGAAGCTCACTAGTCACTCCTGACTCAAAGCTGGACCGTTCCCTTTATGCTTCAAGAACAGGACGAGCCCGCAGGGAACCCTCGCCCAGCAACCCATAGTTGGGTAACGCTGTTGTCCTGTCCTGAAACTGATCTATTAATAGACTGCACCCAGTTGAGCTCAGTCCATGTATAGATAAATGGAGCAACCTTGTATCTGTGCAGGCAGACGTTAGCAGAATCCTGCCGTTGTCCATCAAGTGCAC
This genomic interval carries:
- the LOC116260786 gene encoding ribosomal RNA small subunit methyltransferase, chloroplastic isoform X1, with the protein product MVSLAHTVQLPVHKWGSCGLPYKPSRTSFYVVGSNRDDDYHATLRALKARGRTPRRSLGQHYMLNSTINEQLVNLAEVKGGDVVLEIGPGTGSLTNILVNVGAKVIAIEKDPHMAMHVRERFGDMGHVMVLQEDFTRCHIRSHMESLLEKTSKEGSGYAKVVSNIPFNISTEVIKQLLPMGDIFSEVVLLLQDETALRLVDASLRTSEYRPVNIFVNFYSEPEYKFKVSRTNFFPQPNVDGAIAKFKLKQPSDYPQVTSTKTFFSMVNAAFNGKRKMLRRSLQHLSTPAEIENALENLGLLVTSRPEELTLDDFVGLHNFLFKGKN
- the LOC116260786 gene encoding ribosomal RNA small subunit methyltransferase, chloroplastic isoform X2, producing MVSLAHTVQLPVHKWGSCGLPYKPSRTSFYVVGSNRDDDYHATLRALKARGRTPRRSLGQDPHMAMHVRERFGDMGHVMVLQEDFTRCHIRSHMESLLEKTSKEGSGYAKVVSNIPFNISTEVIKQLLPMGDIFSEVVLLLQDETALRLVDASLRTSEYRPVNIFVNFYSEPEYKFKVSRTNFFPQPNVDGAIAKFKLKQPSDYPQVTSTKTFFSMVNAAFNGKRKMLRRSLQHLSTPAEIENALENLGLLVTSRPEELTLDDFVGLHNFLFKGKN